The Miscanthus floridulus cultivar M001 chromosome 7, ASM1932011v1, whole genome shotgun sequence genome includes a region encoding these proteins:
- the LOC136462804 gene encoding uncharacterized protein: MAYVDHAFSISDEDDLVGGAIGGQRGAPVKEIAFAAALLAFGALGAIGGLLMAVNRVGGDRAHGIFFMMLGIVMFIPGFYYTRIAYYAYKGYKGFSFSNIPPI; this comes from the exons ATGGCGTACGTAGACCACGCCTTCTCCATCTCCGACGAGGACGACCTCGTCGGCGGCGCCATCGGGGGCCAGCGCGGGGCGCCCGTCAAGGAGATCGCCTtcgccgccgcgctgctcgcCTTCGGGGCGCTCGGCGCCATCGGTGGCCTGCTAATGGCCGTCAACCGCGTCGGAGGAGACCGCGCGCACG GAATTTTCTTCATGATGTTGGGCATTGTAATGTTCATCCCTGGGTTCTACTACACAAGAATCGCCTACTATGCTTACAAAGGTTACAAGGGCTTCTCTTTTTCGAACATCCCACCGATCTGA